In Fusarium verticillioides 7600 chromosome 4, whole genome shotgun sequence, the following proteins share a genomic window:
- a CDS encoding regulatory protein SWI5, whose amino-acid sequence MLSNPTGLHARQKQHRRQNSTPSAFEGAKIPNLPTTQRQTAHRRGLSLDVRRQQNQNINSAATRQNYMVSTNTNNTGLANISTRQVLREAQQQRIQARPGTQNPYANLAPSGSENYLMSPHGTPQTQRFDPSCFDPNSLPFDPYTTDLNVMMGKGQQAAYGDNMSGGKEFDIFNNDSALSTPTFINFPSEGSSAQGWSSEGDTSSTRRTSRRISGGIMDRVNKFETLDSTTRPATPPNQNQNQNTQSYFPPTPIETPQDRLVKDEGMSSRFADGYDESLEETIKPVRNRGGNRRAQTIFQDIRQHSEQVMSSPARSNTLPESSFNGLPMSTPDYMSMNSFNSEFMKIESDFGRDDIHGLNHQLPQQATPNTPQMTQYMGSFDNKPELQSYAMGPQSVSGTPSQTPSRRHSPHRRTESVASIASAASIASINIEETKTETGVTQDEIAQFISGPDASDGKWTCTYEDCGKKFGRKENIKSHVQTHLNDRQYQCPTCKKCFVRQHDLKRHAKIHTGIKPYPCECGNSFARHDALTRHRQRGMCIGAFDNVVRKVVKRGRPPKKSRPDIETRMEKSARTRKKNMSVSSMSSFSACSDSSAVNSPEQFMLDEMMDIGMSSQNQALAAVSSAPMTGITAAALQEYASSPSTGSVHSYISPEAIMEGTPMHAASPSKSIASQYNTPPELSQSSSPPATHFFDVDPNTSINNDDLTIIPGTTTFVTSATMAASLPLGLSNADDEMLYQFANDDDLIQLDRDSNMLMSKFDDDFDNVGMFTNNNDDVFFGSN is encoded by the exons ATGCTGTCCAATCCAACAGGACTTCACGCCCGGCAAAAGCAGCACCGGCGTCAAAACTCGACACCATCTGCTTTTGAGGGCGCCAAGATCCCTAATCTGCCAACTACACAACGACAAACCGCACACCGACGCGGCCTCAGCCTGGATGTTCGACGACAACAGAACCAGAACATCaactcagcagcaacaaggcAGAACTACATGGTAAGTACGAATACTAACAACACAGGATTAGCCAATATTTCTACGCGGCAAGTTCTGCGAGAAGCGCAGCAGCAACGCATTCAAGCACGCCCGGGCACACAGAACCCTTACGCCAACCTGGCCCCAAGTGGAAGTGAGAACTATCTCATGTCCCCTCATGGAACTCCTCAGACACAACGATTCGACCCGTCCTGCTTTGACCCCAACTCACTCCCCTTTGACCCTTACACTACTGATCTTAACGTGATGATGGGCAAGGGCCAACAGGCTGCATACGGTGACAATATGTCGGGAGGTAAGGAATTTGATATCTTTAACAATGACAGTGCACTTTCTACTCCAACGTTCATCAACTTTCCTTCTGAGGGTTCCTCCGCTCAGGGTTGGTCCTCTGAAGGTGACACCTCCAGTACAaggagaacctcaagaaggataagTGGTGGCATTATGGACCGCGTTAACAAGTTTGAGACCTTGGACTCAACGACAAGACCCGCTACGCCTCCtaaccagaaccagaaccagaacacACAAA GTTACTTCCCCCCTACGCCAATTGAGACTCCCCAAGACCGAttggtcaaggatgagggCATGTCAAGTCGGTTCGCTGATGGCTATGATGAGTCTTTGGAAGAGACGATCAAGCCCGTGAGGAACCGTGGAGGTAACCGAAGGGCCCAGAccatcttccaagacatcAGACAACATTCTGAGCAAGTGATGTCTAGCCCTGCTCGGTCAAATACTCTTCCTGAGTCATCCTTCAATGGACTGCCAATGTCGACACCTGACTACATGAGCAtgaacagcttcaacagcGAGTTCATGAAGATCGAGAGCGACTTTGGCCGGGATGACATCCACGGTCTCAACCATCAACTACCACAACAAGCCACTCCCAACACTCCTCAAATGACACAGTACATGGGCTCCTTTGATAACAAGCCTGAACTCCAATCCTATGCCATGGGTCCTCAATCTGTCTCTGGAACTCCCTCTCAGACACCTTCTCGTCGTCACTCTCCCCACCGCCGCACCGAGTCAGTTGCTAGCATCGCAAGTGCTgccagcatcgccagcatcaacatcgaggagaccaagacagAGACCGGAGTCACTCAGGATGAGATCGCCCAGTTCATCAGTGGCCCAGACGCCAGCGACGGCAAGTGGACATGTACATATGAAGATTGTGGCAAGAAGTTCGGCCGCAAGGAGAACATCAAGTCACATGTTCAGACGCATCTCAATGACCGACAATACCAGTGTCCCACTTGCAAGAAGTGCTTTGTTCGACAGCACGATCTCAAGCGACACGCCAAGATCCATACTGGAATCAAGCCCTACCCTTGCGAATGTGGCAACAGCTTTGCTCGCCACGATGCTCTTACTCGACACCGCCAACGAGGCATGTGCATCGGTGCATTTGACAACGTCGTGCGCAAGGTTGTCAAGCGAGGCAGACCGCCCAAGAAGAGTCGCCCTGATATCGAGACTCGCATGGAGAAGTCGGCACGAACccgcaagaagaacatgtcTGTCAGCTCAATGTCATCATTCTCTGCTTGTTCTGACAGCTCAGCTGTCAACTCACCAGAACAGTTTATGcttgatgaaatgatggacATTGGAATGAGTTCGCAGAACCAGGCCCTCGCGGCCGTCTCTTCAGCACCCATGACTGGCATCACAGCCGCCGCTCTTCAGGAGTAtgcctcctccccctccacTGGCAGTGTACACTCATATATCTCGCCGGAGGCCATCATGGAGGGCACTCCTATGCACGCTGCATCTCCTTCCAAGAGCATCGCAAGCCAGTACAACACACCACCTGAGCTCTCGCAATCATCCTCTCCCCCAGCCACTCACTTCTTCGACGTCGATCCCAACACctcaatcaacaacgacGATCTGACCATCATTCCCGGAACAACAACTTTCGTCACCTCGGCAACCATGgctgcttctcttccccttGGCCTAAGCAATGCAGACGATGAAATGCTGTATCAATTTGCCAACGACGACGATCTTATTCAACTGGATCGCGACTCCAACATGCTCATGAGCAAGTTTGACGATGATTTTGACAACGTCGGCATGttcaccaacaacaatgacGACGTCTTCTTTGGCAGCAACTAG
- a CDS encoding regulatory protein SWI5 has protein sequence MLSNPTGLHARQKQHRRQNSTPSAFEGAKIPNLPTTQRQTAHRRGLSLDVRRQQNQNINSAATRQNYMVSTNTNNTGLANISTRQVLREAQQQRIQARPGTQNPYANLAPSGSENYLMSPHGTPQTQRFDPSCFDPNSLPFDPYTTDLNVMMGKGQQAAYGDNMSGGKEFDIFNNDSALSTPTFINFPSEGSSAQGWSSEGDTSSTRRTSRRISGGIMDRVNKFETLDSTTRPATPPNQNQNQNTQSQSLSWTMTMPETANLEQGYFPPTPIETPQDRLVKDEGMSSRFADGYDESLEETIKPVRNRGGNRRAQTIFQDIRQHSEQVMSSPARSNTLPESSFNGLPMSTPDYMSMNSFNSEFMKIESDFGRDDIHGLNHQLPQQATPNTPQMTQYMGSFDNKPELQSYAMGPQSVSGTPSQTPSRRHSPHRRTESVASIASAASIASINIEETKTETGVTQDEIAQFISGPDASDGKWTCTYEDCGKKFGRKENIKSHVQTHLNDRQYQCPTCKKCFVRQHDLKRHAKIHTGIKPYPCECGNSFARHDALTRHRQRGMCIGAFDNVVRKVVKRGRPPKKSRPDIETRMEKSARTRKKNMSVSSMSSFSACSDSSAVNSPEQFMLDEMMDIGMSSQNQALAAVSSAPMTGITAAALQEYASSPSTGSVHSYISPEAIMEGTPMHAASPSKSIASQYNTPPELSQSSSPPATHFFDVDPNTSINNDDLTIIPGTTTFVTSATMAASLPLGLSNADDEMLYQFANDDDLIQLDRDSNMLMSKFDDDFDNVGMFTNNNDDVFFGSN, from the coding sequence ATGCTGTCCAATCCAACAGGACTTCACGCCCGGCAAAAGCAGCACCGGCGTCAAAACTCGACACCATCTGCTTTTGAGGGCGCCAAGATCCCTAATCTGCCAACTACACAACGACAAACCGCACACCGACGCGGCCTCAGCCTGGATGTTCGACGACAACAGAACCAGAACATCaactcagcagcaacaaggcAGAACTACATGGTAAGTACGAATACTAACAACACAGGATTAGCCAATATTTCTACGCGGCAAGTTCTGCGAGAAGCGCAGCAGCAACGCATTCAAGCACGCCCGGGCACACAGAACCCTTACGCCAACCTGGCCCCAAGTGGAAGTGAGAACTATCTCATGTCCCCTCATGGAACTCCTCAGACACAACGATTCGACCCGTCCTGCTTTGACCCCAACTCACTCCCCTTTGACCCTTACACTACTGATCTTAACGTGATGATGGGCAAGGGCCAACAGGCTGCATACGGTGACAATATGTCGGGAGGTAAGGAATTTGATATCTTTAACAATGACAGTGCACTTTCTACTCCAACGTTCATCAACTTTCCTTCTGAGGGTTCCTCCGCTCAGGGTTGGTCCTCTGAAGGTGACACCTCCAGTACAaggagaacctcaagaaggataagTGGTGGCATTATGGACCGCGTTAACAAGTTTGAGACCTTGGACTCAACGACAAGACCCGCTACGCCTCCtaaccagaaccagaaccagaacacACAAAGTCAGTCGCTCAGCTGGACAATGACAATGCCTGAGACGGCTAACCTTGAGCAAGGTTACTTCCCCCCTACGCCAATTGAGACTCCCCAAGACCGAttggtcaaggatgagggCATGTCAAGTCGGTTCGCTGATGGCTATGATGAGTCTTTGGAAGAGACGATCAAGCCCGTGAGGAACCGTGGAGGTAACCGAAGGGCCCAGAccatcttccaagacatcAGACAACATTCTGAGCAAGTGATGTCTAGCCCTGCTCGGTCAAATACTCTTCCTGAGTCATCCTTCAATGGACTGCCAATGTCGACACCTGACTACATGAGCAtgaacagcttcaacagcGAGTTCATGAAGATCGAGAGCGACTTTGGCCGGGATGACATCCACGGTCTCAACCATCAACTACCACAACAAGCCACTCCCAACACTCCTCAAATGACACAGTACATGGGCTCCTTTGATAACAAGCCTGAACTCCAATCCTATGCCATGGGTCCTCAATCTGTCTCTGGAACTCCCTCTCAGACACCTTCTCGTCGTCACTCTCCCCACCGCCGCACCGAGTCAGTTGCTAGCATCGCAAGTGCTgccagcatcgccagcatcaacatcgaggagaccaagacagAGACCGGAGTCACTCAGGATGAGATCGCCCAGTTCATCAGTGGCCCAGACGCCAGCGACGGCAAGTGGACATGTACATATGAAGATTGTGGCAAGAAGTTCGGCCGCAAGGAGAACATCAAGTCACATGTTCAGACGCATCTCAATGACCGACAATACCAGTGTCCCACTTGCAAGAAGTGCTTTGTTCGACAGCACGATCTCAAGCGACACGCCAAGATCCATACTGGAATCAAGCCCTACCCTTGCGAATGTGGCAACAGCTTTGCTCGCCACGATGCTCTTACTCGACACCGCCAACGAGGCATGTGCATCGGTGCATTTGACAACGTCGTGCGCAAGGTTGTCAAGCGAGGCAGACCGCCCAAGAAGAGTCGCCCTGATATCGAGACTCGCATGGAGAAGTCGGCACGAACccgcaagaagaacatgtcTGTCAGCTCAATGTCATCATTCTCTGCTTGTTCTGACAGCTCAGCTGTCAACTCACCAGAACAGTTTATGcttgatgaaatgatggacATTGGAATGAGTTCGCAGAACCAGGCCCTCGCGGCCGTCTCTTCAGCACCCATGACTGGCATCACAGCCGCCGCTCTTCAGGAGTAtgcctcctccccctccacTGGCAGTGTACACTCATATATCTCGCCGGAGGCCATCATGGAGGGCACTCCTATGCACGCTGCATCTCCTTCCAAGAGCATCGCAAGCCAGTACAACACACCACCTGAGCTCTCGCAATCATCCTCTCCCCCAGCCACTCACTTCTTCGACGTCGATCCCAACACctcaatcaacaacgacGATCTGACCATCATTCCCGGAACAACAACTTTCGTCACCTCGGCAACCATGgctgcttctcttccccttGGCCTAAGCAATGCAGACGATGAAATGCTGTATCAATTTGCCAACGACGACGATCTTATTCAACTGGATCGCGACTCCAACATGCTCATGAGCAAGTTTGACGATGATTTTGACAACGTCGGCATGttcaccaacaacaatgacGACGTCTTCTTTGGCAGCAACTAG